The following coding sequences lie in one Oryctolagus cuniculus chromosome 7, mOryCun1.1, whole genome shotgun sequence genomic window:
- the PADI4 gene encoding protein-arginine deiminase type-4, whose product MAQGTVIRVAPEQPTHAVCVLGTATQLDVLGSAPEDCTAFGISASPGVLVDVAHGPPAKKKPSGSAKWPLEPGLEVTVRMTAVSTFTDDHKVRISYYGSKPTPVQALLYLTGVELSLRADVSRTGKAKPTRAARGQSSWTWGPRGQGAILLVNCDRDHPTASCRDCEDEDVWDHGDLKDMSLVTLSTTTPKNFSATHQLVLHVAKSEMDKVRVFQATRSQPLSRYRAVLGPQQPSHVLELPAGQHHTDFYAEGLSFPDAGFPGLISLCVSLLDTSNPELPAALVFQDRVTFRVAPWIMTPNTQPPQEVYVCRVLENEDFLKSVTALAKKARCKLTVCPEEQNMDDQWMQDEMEIGYTQAPHKALPVVFDSPRDRGLKEFPIKIVMGPNFGYVTRGAAEEVTGLDSFGNLEVSPPVTVGKKDYPLGRILVGSSSFPSDESREMHRALWDFLCAQQVQAPVKLYSDWLAVGHVDEFLSFVPALDRKGFRLLLASPRACYRLFQELQREGHGEALLFQGLKRKKQQQIKEILSNKKLREHNAYVEKCIDWNREVLRRELGLAEGDIVDIPQLFRLVGGSRERLKAAAFFPNMVNLLVLGKHLGIPKPFGPIINGRCCLEEKVRSLLEPLGLRCTFIDDFYSYHVRHGEVHCGTNVRRKPFAFKWWRMEP is encoded by the exons CTCTGCCCCCGAGGACTGCACGGCCTTTGGCATCAGTGCCTCCCCAGGGGTGCTCGTGGACGTGGCCCACGGCCCCCCAGCCAAGAAGAAACCCAGCGGCTCCGCTAAGTGGCCCCTGGAGCCGGGGCTGGAGGTGACGGTGCGCATGACGGCCGTCAGCACTTTCACAGACGACCACAAG GTGCGCATCTCCTACTACGGATCCAAGCCGACACCGGTCCAAGCTCTGCTCTACCTCACCGGGGTCG AACTGTCCCTGCGCGCCGACGTCTCCCGCACAGGCAAAGCGAAGCCCACCAGAGCCGCGAGAGGCCAG AGCTCCTGGACGTGGGGCCCTCGCGGGCAGGGCGCCATCTTGCTGGTGAACTGTGACAGAGACCACCCGACGGCGTCCTGCAGGGACTGCGAGGATGAGGACGTGTGGGATCATGGAG ACCTGAAGGACATGTCCCTGGTGACCCTGAGCACAACGACCCCCAAGAACTTCTCCGCCACCCACCAGCTGGTGCTCCACGTGGCCAAGTCTGAGATGGACAAAGTGAGGGTGTTCCAGGCCACCC GCAGCCAGCCGCTGTCCAGGTACCGGGCGGTCCTGGGGCCCCAGCAGCCGTCTCACGTCCTGGAGCTGCCCGCCGGCCAGCACCACACCGACTTCTACGCCGAGGGCCTCTCCTTCCCCGACGCCGGCTTCCCGGGGCTCatttctctctgcgtctccctGCTGGACACGTCCAACCCG gagctccctgcagccctggttTTCCAAGACCGCGTGACCTTCCGCGTGGCCCCCTGGATCATGACCCCCAACACCCAGCCGCCTCAGGAGGTGTACGTGTGCAG GGTTTTGGAAAATGAGGACTTCCTGAAGTCGGTGACAGCGCTGGCCAAGAAAGCCAGGTGCAAGCTGACCGTGTGCCCCGAGGAGCAGAACATGGACGACCAGTGGATGCAG GACGAGATGGAGATCGGCTACACCCAGGCCCCACACAAGGCGCTGCCCGTGGTCTTTGACTCCCCGAGGGACAGGGGCCTGAAGGAGTTCCCCATCAAAATCGTGATG GGACCAAACTTCGGCTATGTGACACGTGGGGCCGCAGAGGAGGTCACGGGGCTGGACTCCTTCGGGAACCTGGAAGTGAGTCCCCCGGTCACGGTGGGGAAGAAGGATTACCCGCTGGGCAGGATTCTCGTTGGGAGCAGCAGCTTCCCCAG CGACGAGAGCCGGGAGATGCACCGGGCCCTGTGGGACTTCCTGTgcgcccagcaggtgcaggcccctgTGAAGCTCTATTCAGACTGGCTGGCCGTGGGCCACGTGGACGAGTTCCTGAGCTTTGTCCCTGCGCTGGACAGGAAG GGCTTCCGGCTGCTCCTGGCCAGCCCCCGGGCCTGCTACAGACTCTTCCAGGAGCTGCAGCGGGAGGGCCACGGGGAGGCGCTGCTCTTCCAGGGCCTCAAGA gaaaaaaacagcagcaaataaAGGAGATTTTGTCCAACAAGAAACTGAGGGAGCACAACGCCTACGTGGAG aAGTGCATCGACTGGAACCGCGAGGTGCTGAggcgggagctgggcctggccgagGGCGACATCGTGGACATCCCGCAGCTCTTCAGGCtcgtggggggcagcagggagcgCCTCAAGGCCGCCGCCTTCTTCCCCAACATG GTGAACCTGCTGGTGCTGGGCAAGCACCTGGGCATCCCCAAGCCCTTCGGCCCCATCATCAACGGCCGCTGCTGCCTGGAGGAGAAGGTGCGGTCCCTGCTGGAGCCGCTGGGCCTGCGCTGCACCTTCATCGACGACTTCTACTCCTACCACGTCCGGCACGGCGAGGTGCACTGCGGCACCAACGTGCGCCGGAAGCCCTTCGCCTTCAAGTGGTGGCGCATGGAGCCCTGA